The Flavobacterium psychrotrophum region AATTTTCCGTTCTCATCTGCGGTGGTTCCTTCAGTTTTTTCTGAGAATGTTATATTTACATACGGAACAGGCTCTCTGGTGTTTTCGTCTTTAACAGTGAATATTTGTTGAGCAGAAGTAAAGCATGTAAGCCATAAGGCTATTAAGGTAAGGAATGATTTCATTTTCAGGTTGGTTTATTCAAATATATAAAAAAATCCATCCCGGTAATTCGGAATGGATTTACATTTTATTGAGATAGAAGCATATTACTTCTTGCTTTCCACCCTTTTAAAATCAAGATCCTGAAAATCGAAGCTAAAATCAGTTTCTTCGCTTATAGGTTTAAGTTTAATGCCAATGGCTTTTCCTTCTTCATCAAGAGAGAACATAGCAAAGGCATCGGCAGGCATGTCCTGATATTCCCATTTAATGGCGAAGGTATTAGCTTTGTACAATTGCATAGGCCCGTTAAGCTTTGGCGAACGCAGCGACTTAAACCATAGCTGCTTACCTTTCATAAATATTTCAGCTTTACCAAACCACGGATCTTCATATATACCTATATAATCGGCTGCGTTTACTTTTGTTTTGGCGCTGGCTTTTACCGTTTTCCAAATTTTATCTACGGCTTCGTTGTTGCCACTTTCCCTTTGTTTTAAAGCAGCTTCATATTTAGCTGCCCATTTAAAATCGTCCAGTCCCATATAGCTATCCAGTAGGGTATTGGTAATGGCGCTGAATGCCCCGTATCCGCCATCGGCAGTATTGGTAAGTACTACAATACCCAGGTTAAGATCAGGTACTATGGTGGTAATGCTCAGCATACCCGGAAGTCCGCCTGTGTGCTGCACTACCATATTACCTTTCATATCGCTAAGCTGCCAGCCCAGCCCATAACCGCTAAAGTGGGTGTTGTAGCGTGGGTTGCCGCTGCGGTCTGTTACCGTGTGTATTGTCCACATGGTTTGGCTGCTTTGCGGGCTAAAAAGGGTTTTATCTTTTTTATCGCCATACTTGCCTTTGTTTAGCTGTACCAGTAGCCACTGCGTCAAATCGCTAACGTTAGCCAGTATGCCGCCGGCAGCGCCGTTCATCATGTCTTCAAACTGCGGAATTTCTTTTAATGTGCCATGGGTATCGGCGTGCGGGGTTGCAAGGCTACTTTTATCGGCCAGCATAGCAAAAGAAGGGGAGGTATTACCCATGCCAAGCGGAATAAAAATGCGTGCCTGCACAAACTGCTCCCACGTTTGGCCTGTTGCCCTTTTAATAACTTCTCCGGCAACTACATACAACAGGTTGTCATAATCAAACTTGGTGCGGAATGCCGACTGCGGCTTTTGATACTGGAAAGTGTTTAGCAAATCAGTAATGGTAAAGTCGCCACCGGCAGGGAAGAAGATAAGGTCGCCCGCGCCAAGGCCAAGGCCGCTACGGTGGGTAAGGAGGTCTTCTATGGTAAAGTTCTCGGTAACATAGTCGTTATACATTTTAAACTCCGGAATGTATTTTTTAACCTTATCTGTCCAGGCCATTTTGCCTTCGTCTACCAGTATGGCGAGTGCCGCACAGGTAAAAGCCTTGCTGTTAGATGCTATGGCAAAGTTGGTTTTGTCGGTTACCGGCTCTTTAGTACTAATCGATTTTACA contains the following coding sequences:
- a CDS encoding serine hydrolase, which translates into the protein MKKLLLMLLLCQGAFAQLSTTQIDSLTNDALKRFNTAGCAVAIVKDGKIIHSKGYGVKSISTKEPVTDKTNFAIASNSKAFTCAALAILVDEGKMAWTDKVKKYIPEFKMYNDYVTENFTIEDLLTHRSGLGLGAGDLIFFPAGGDFTITDLLNTFQYQKPQSAFRTKFDYDNLLYVVAGEVIKRATGQTWEQFVQARIFIPLGMGNTSPSFAMLADKSSLATPHADTHGTLKEIPQFEDMMNGAAGGILANVSDLTQWLLVQLNKGKYGDKKDKTLFSPQSSQTMWTIHTVTDRSGNPRYNTHFSGYGLGWQLSDMKGNMVVQHTGGLPGMLSITTIVPDLNLGIVVLTNTADGGYGAFSAITNTLLDSYMGLDDFKWAAKYEAALKQRESGNNEAVDKIWKTVKASAKTKVNAADYIGIYEDPWFGKAEIFMKGKQLWFKSLRSPKLNGPMQLYKANTFAIKWEYQDMPADAFAMFSLDEEGKAIGIKLKPISEETDFSFDFQDLDFKRVESKK